In Pleurocapsa sp. PCC 7319, the following are encoded in one genomic region:
- a CDS encoding cytochrome P450, with amino-acid sequence MTLPNGPKTPGILEIFRRFKLIFRPLEYLEDYAQKYGDIFKIGGEKSPPFVYIGNPEGIKQILTADPELFEVGRGSRIIRFLLGDNSLILKDGDTHQRQRKLIMPPFHGELLRNYSQLIWDITDKVTDQWEMGKPFPIRCTTQEITLRVILQVVFGIEQKERSQQLRQLITALLDSFDTPLSSSLIFFPFLQKDWGARSPWGRFLRLKQQIKQLIHAEIRERRAKMENEESFSSDYTDIFSLLLLAKDEDGQGMTDEELHDNLMSLLLAGHETTASALVWALYWVTHLTEVRTKLLDELDRLGENSHPLDIAKLPYLSAVCDETLRIYPVLPAAFLRMPKSSIEIMGYQFPEGSALALSIYLLHQREDLYPQPKQFKPERFIERQYSPYEYLPFGGSNRRCIGSALALLEMKLVLANIISRFELKLLNNRPVKPIRRGLTFAPPAKMQMVANTSHHN; translated from the coding sequence ATGACATTGCCTAATGGTCCGAAGACTCCAGGAATTCTCGAAATTTTTCGGCGGTTTAAGCTAATTTTTCGTCCCTTAGAATACTTGGAAGATTATGCTCAAAAGTATGGAGATATTTTTAAAATAGGAGGGGAAAAGTCACCTCCATTTGTTTATATCGGCAATCCAGAAGGGATTAAACAAATTTTAACTGCCGATCCAGAATTATTTGAAGTAGGTAGAGGAAGTAGAATTATCAGATTTTTGTTGGGGGACAACTCCCTAATTTTAAAGGACGGGGATACCCATCAAAGGCAACGAAAACTGATTATGCCTCCGTTTCATGGAGAGCTTCTCCGTAACTATAGCCAGTTAATCTGGGATATTACTGATAAAGTAACCGATCAATGGGAAATGGGTAAGCCGTTTCCCATTCGTTGCACAACACAAGAGATTACCCTGCGAGTCATTTTGCAAGTAGTGTTTGGGATAGAGCAAAAAGAGCGATCGCAACAATTGAGGCAACTAATTACTGCTCTACTCGATTCCTTTGACACTCCCCTTAGTTCCAGTTTAATCTTTTTTCCCTTTCTCCAGAAAGATTGGGGCGCACGGAGTCCGTGGGGACGCTTTTTACGCCTCAAGCAGCAAATCAAACAACTCATTCATGCAGAAATTCGCGAAAGGCGTGCCAAGATGGAAAATGAGGAGTCTTTTTCATCAGATTATACGGATATCTTTAGTTTGTTGCTGTTGGCAAAAGATGAAGATGGTCAGGGAATGACCGATGAAGAGTTACACGATAATCTAATGAGTTTACTCCTTGCTGGTCACGAAACTACTGCTTCAGCTTTAGTATGGGCGTTATATTGGGTGACTCATCTCACAGAAGTACGCACCAAGTTGCTTGACGAACTCGATCGCCTGGGGGAAAATTCTCATCCCCTTGACATTGCTAAACTTCCCTATCTTAGTGCTGTGTGTGATGAAACTCTACGTATTTATCCAGTTCTTCCTGCTGCTTTTCTGAGAATGCCCAAATCATCAATAGAAATAATGGGATATCAGTTTCCAGAGGGTTCCGCATTGGCTCTTTCTATTTATTTACTCCATCAGCGAGAAGATTTATATCCTCAACCAAAACAATTTAAACCAGAGCGTTTTATCGAGAGGCAATATTCTCCCTACGAGTACTTGCCCTTTGGTGGTAGCAATCGTCGCTGTATTGGCTCAGCATTAGCATTATTAGAGATGAAACTGGTACTGGCTAATATTATTTCCCGTTTTGAGCTGAAATTGCTCAATAATCGTCCTGTTAAACCCATACGTCGCGGTTTGACTTTTGCACCACCAGCAAAGATGCAGATGGTTGCTAATACTTCACATCATAATTAA
- a CDS encoding sulfatase-like hydrolase/transferase: MRNFLFISIDDLNDWTNDLGGYSGVVHTPNLDALMASGVTFNNAYSQVALCNPSRISILSGKSPLQTQVFSNGEDWEKTVDPSETLFGVMKANGYQSVGTGKLLHGHRFSPAQNMMFDSYFFGGGDNTRVNLDGKPVGVYNGTEPLADEIRADFVVDFLQNYTSDPNNPLFMSVGLIKPHTEWVVPQRFFDLYPLDSIR, encoded by the coding sequence ATGCGAAACTTTTTATTTATCTCCATAGACGATCTCAACGATTGGACAAATGATTTAGGTGGTTACTCAGGAGTAGTTCACACACCAAATTTGGATGCGTTGATGGCCTCTGGTGTCACATTTAATAACGCATATTCTCAAGTCGCACTTTGTAATCCTTCTCGTATTTCAATTCTGTCCGGTAAAAGTCCCCTACAAACACAAGTTTTTTCAAACGGAGAAGATTGGGAAAAAACGGTCGATCCATCAGAAACCCTTTTTGGTGTAATGAAAGCTAATGGTTATCAGAGCGTAGGTACAGGAAAGCTTCTCCATGGACATAGGTTTTCTCCGGCTCAGAATATGATGTTCGATAGCTATTTTTTTGGAGGGGGGGACAACACAAGAGTTAATTTAGATGGTAAGCCAGTCGGTGTCTATAATGGTACAGAGCCTCTAGCAGATGAAATTCGAGCAGATTTTGTTGTAGATTTTTTACAAAACTATACTTCAGATCCCAATAACCCATTATTCATGTCAGTGGGTTTGATAAAACCCCACACAGAGTGGGTTGTTCCGCAAAGGTTTTTTGATTTATATCCTCTCGATAGTATTAGGTAG
- a CDS encoding ISAs1 family transposase has translation MKLKPKVTLLDHFSNLTDPRIDRTKDHKLIDIIAIAICGMLCGADNWVAMEQYGNAKQEWLQQFLELPNGIPSHDTISRVFARIDPKEFEQCFRDWVKTISELIPGEIISIDGKTAKHSGSKSKGKKAIHIVNAWATEQRLVLGQVKVKNKSNEITAIPELIKVLELSGCLVTIDAIGTQTKIAQLIQDNGADYCLALKENQPNLFQQVVNLFDQAEEIDWSEVEHDFHRTINKGHGRTEIRRHWTMAVRRLFFDESKWAGLQSIGLVESVRKIDGETTTNKRYYLNSFRSNAQVLANAVRKHWEVENNVHWILDVAFKEDDCPVHSDHAPENLAQLRKISLNLLSSEKTAKVGVANKRLKAAWDNQYLAKVLGLQ, from the coding sequence ATGAAGCTGAAGCCGAAGGTTACTCTGTTAGATCATTTTAGCAATTTGACCGACCCTAGAATAGACAGAACCAAAGATCATAAACTCATAGATATTATAGCCATTGCGATCTGTGGAATGCTGTGCGGTGCCGATAATTGGGTAGCTATGGAACAGTACGGGAACGCCAAACAAGAATGGTTACAGCAGTTCTTAGAACTACCTAATGGCATACCATCTCATGACACCATTTCTAGGGTGTTTGCCAGGATAGACCCAAAAGAATTTGAACAATGTTTTCGAGACTGGGTAAAAACAATATCGGAACTAATTCCTGGGGAGATAATTAGCATTGATGGCAAAACGGCTAAACATTCTGGCTCCAAGAGCAAAGGAAAAAAAGCGATTCATATCGTAAATGCTTGGGCAACAGAGCAAAGATTAGTTTTGGGTCAAGTCAAGGTCAAGAACAAATCAAATGAGATTACAGCAATCCCAGAATTAATCAAAGTTTTGGAACTATCTGGGTGTTTAGTAACCATAGATGCGATCGGGACTCAGACGAAGATAGCTCAGTTAATTCAAGATAACGGTGCTGATTATTGTCTAGCATTGAAAGAAAATCAGCCGAATCTTTTCCAACAGGTAGTTAATCTATTTGACCAAGCAGAAGAGATTGATTGGTCGGAAGTAGAACATGATTTCCATCGCACTATTAATAAGGGTCATGGTAGAACGGAAATACGTCGTCATTGGACGATGGCAGTGAGGAGATTGTTCTTTGATGAGTCGAAATGGGCGGGGCTTCAAAGTATTGGCTTAGTGGAATCTGTCAGAAAAATCGACGGCGAAACAACCACTAATAAACGTTATTATCTCAACAGTTTTAGAAGTAATGCTCAAGTACTAGCTAATGCTGTACGCAAGCATTGGGAAGTGGAAAATAATGTTCATTGGATTTTGGATGTGGCATTTAAAGAAGATGATTGTCCCGTTCACTCCGACCATGCTCCTGAGAATCTAGCTCAATTGAGAAAGATATCTTTGAATCTTTTATCAAGCGAGAAGACCGCCAAGGTTGGTGTAGCTAATAAACGACTCAAAGCTGCTTGGGATAATCAATATCTGGCTAAAGTTTTAGGTCTTCAATAA
- a CDS encoding calcium-binding protein, which yields MGKGNDTAAGGNGNDLVRGEGGDDLLSGGAGDDALDGNQDSDHLVGGIGNDTAAGGNGNDLIKGEEGDDLLSGGRGKDTLEGNQDNDRLFSGIGNDTAAGGNGNDLIKGEEGDDLLAGGRGRDTLEGNEDSDRLFGGWDNDVLDGGAGDDSIYGGIGNDTAYGGNGNDLVRGEGGDNLLSGGRGKDTLESGFGNDVFAYTSADDSSVEQPDIITDFTVGSDKLLLDFDSFAPTAIGSVYNINEANAYFDGSSIQVAFSASESVLYVDSSTQGVADMAINLKDVTSLNISDFA from the coding sequence ATGGGTAAGGGTAATGATACTGCTGCGGGTGGTAATGGTAATGATTTAGTCCGGGGCGAAGGAGGTGATGACTTGCTCTCTGGTGGAGCAGGGGATGATGCCCTAGACGGTAACCAAGATAGCGATCACCTTGTTGGTGGAATAGGCAATGATACTGCTGCGGGTGGTAATGGCAATGATTTGATTAAAGGAGAAGAGGGTGACGACTTGCTCTCCGGTGGGAGAGGGAAAGATACCCTCGAAGGCAACCAGGATAACGATCGCCTTTTTAGTGGAATAGGTAATGATACTGCTGCGGGTGGTAATGGCAATGATTTGATTAAAGGAGAAGAGGGTGACGACTTGCTCGCCGGTGGGAGAGGGAGAGATACTCTCGAAGGCAATGAGGATAGCGATCGTCTCTTTGGTGGCTGGGATAATGACGTTTTGGATGGAGGTGCTGGCGATGACTCCATCTATGGGGGAATAGGCAATGATACTGCTTACGGCGGGAACGGCAATGATTTAGTCCGGGGCGAAGGAGGTGATAACCTACTCTCTGGGGGGAGAGGGAAAGATACCCTAGAAAGTGGCTTCGGTAACGATGTTTTTGCTTACACTTCGGCTGATGATTCATCAGTTGAGCAGCCAGATATAATTACCGATTTTACTGTTGGCTCCGATAAACTATTGTTAGATTTTGATTCTTTTGCACCTACAGCAATAGGTTCAGTCTACAACATCAACGAAGCCAATGCCTATTTTGACGGTTCATCTATTCAAGTTGCATTTTCTGCATCCGAATCTGTCTTGTATGTAGATTCCTCAACCCAAGGAGTAGCAGATATGGCAATCAACTTAAAAGATGTTACTTCCTTGAATATATCTGATTTTGCATAA
- a CDS encoding RNA-guided endonuclease TnpB family protein, whose translation MIRVAQKIRIYPTFGQQQQLAKAMGCCRWWWNYALNVCNQTYKETGKGISRSGLNALLPKLKKEYEWLKTDVYSQSLQQTTLNLSRAFINFFEKRAKYPKFKSKHKKQSVGFPQSVRIEGDYIYLPKIKLVKAIFDRRYVGKIKTVTVTLDSDDRYFASIIYEVEACFRSGNSDKILGIDLGIKDFAIVHDGTKTSKYANPRHIKKHEKNLARKQKKLARKQLGSRTRQKAKKLVAKVHTRISNSRQDFLHKLSRKLTNDSQVIVVENLNVRGLVRNLKLAKAISDVGWGMFVNFLSYKLRREDKKLVEIDRFFPSSHICPECLTQQPKMDLSVREWICINSACNAHHDRDEAASKNIRAEGIRILQADGAAVSASGGSVRQDRGRKTKVVQHPAKLETTCSTK comes from the coding sequence ATGATTAGAGTAGCCCAAAAGATACGAATTTACCCAACTTTTGGGCAACAGCAACAATTAGCAAAAGCTATGGGCTGTTGTCGGTGGTGGTGGAATTATGCTCTAAATGTTTGTAATCAAACTTATAAAGAGACTGGCAAAGGAATATCTCGTAGTGGCTTAAATGCTTTGTTGCCTAAGCTAAAGAAAGAGTACGAATGGCTAAAAACCGATGTTTATTCTCAATCTTTGCAGCAAACAACTCTCAATCTATCTCGTGCTTTTATCAACTTTTTTGAGAAAAGAGCTAAGTATCCTAAATTCAAATCAAAACACAAAAAGCAGTCTGTAGGTTTTCCTCAATCAGTCAGAATAGAGGGCGACTATATTTATCTGCCAAAAATCAAGTTAGTAAAAGCTATATTTGACCGTAGGTATGTAGGTAAGATAAAGACTGTTACTGTCACGCTTGATAGTGATGATAGATATTTTGCTTCTATTATCTATGAAGTTGAGGCTTGTTTTAGATCTGGTAATAGTGACAAAATTTTAGGAATCGACCTTGGAATTAAAGATTTTGCCATAGTCCACGATGGAACTAAAACCAGTAAATATGCCAATCCAAGACACATTAAAAAGCATGAGAAAAACCTAGCTAGAAAACAAAAGAAGCTAGCTCGTAAGCAACTAGGGAGTAGAACCAGACAAAAAGCCAAGAAATTAGTAGCTAAGGTTCACACACGTATTAGCAATTCCCGTCAAGATTTTCTGCACAAACTGAGTAGAAAACTGACAAACGATAGCCAAGTCATTGTGGTAGAAAACCTCAATGTGAGGGGATTAGTGCGTAACCTAAAGCTCGCTAAAGCAATATCTGATGTAGGCTGGGGAATGTTTGTAAACTTCCTCAGTTATAAACTTCGTAGAGAAGATAAAAAGCTCGTTGAGATTGATAGATTTTTTCCCAGTTCTCATATCTGCCCTGAATGCCTAACTCAACAGCCAAAGATGGATTTATCTGTTAGAGAATGGATTTGTATCAACAGTGCGTGCAATGCTCATCACGATAGAGATGAAGCAGCAAGCAAAAACATTAGGGCAGAAGGAATCAGAATACTACAGGCGGATGGTGCAGCCGTCTCTGCTAGTGGAGGGAGCGTAAGACAAGATCGGGGTCGCAAGACCAAGGTAGTGCAGCACCCAGCGAAGCTAGAAACTACCTGCTCAACGAAGTAG
- the phnM gene encoding phosphonate metabolism protein PhnM, with protein MQEQIYTNYRLLLPTEEVLGTLVIRDRLIADIQPGIVDQGQNGHGNYLLPGLIELHTDNLEKCISPRPGVRWNLDAAAVNHDRDLISSGITTVCDAIAIGDVTPREDSLRNHHYAPMIDVIAEGKTAGRFNVDHWLHLRCELGYEHLYDIVEPYSQHPLLALISLMDHTPGQRQFVNIDKYKQYYIGKHGVPEAKMEEFINMRLESQRQHAVKNRQALVKITQEKGISLASHDDATVDHVQEAIAEGVVLAEFPTTVDAAQEAHSNGLQVLMGAPNLVLGGSHSGNVSAMELIEQDVVDIISSDYVPRSLLQSVFVISQQTHKALYEAIKLITLNSAKAINLDSEIGSLEIGKKADFITVHDDGVVPRILEVLKNGIRVA; from the coding sequence ATGCAGGAACAAATCTATACTAATTATCGCTTGCTCTTACCCACTGAAGAAGTATTAGGAACTTTAGTAATTCGAGATCGCCTTATTGCCGATATTCAACCAGGAATAGTTGACCAAGGACAAAATGGTCATGGCAATTATCTATTACCTGGATTAATTGAACTCCATACGGATAACCTCGAAAAATGTATTTCTCCTCGACCAGGGGTAAGGTGGAACTTAGATGCAGCAGCAGTTAATCACGATCGCGATTTGATTAGTTCTGGGATCACTACAGTCTGTGATGCGATCGCGATTGGGGATGTTACCCCCAGAGAAGATTCATTACGTAATCATCATTATGCACCGATGATAGATGTCATTGCTGAGGGCAAAACAGCAGGAAGGTTTAATGTCGATCACTGGCTACATTTGCGTTGTGAACTTGGTTATGAACATCTCTACGATATTGTTGAACCATACTCACAGCATCCCTTGTTGGCTCTAATCTCCTTGATGGATCACACTCCTGGTCAGCGTCAATTCGTCAATATTGATAAGTATAAGCAATACTATATCGGCAAACATGGCGTTCCAGAAGCCAAGATGGAAGAGTTTATTAATATGCGCCTCGAAAGTCAACGACAACATGCGGTTAAAAATCGTCAAGCATTAGTCAAAATAACTCAAGAAAAAGGAATCTCTCTTGCTAGTCATGATGATGCTACGGTAGACCATGTCCAAGAAGCGATCGCTGAAGGAGTTGTCTTAGCAGAATTTCCAACTACCGTTGATGCTGCCCAAGAAGCACACAGCAATGGTTTACAGGTACTAATGGGTGCGCCCAATCTAGTTTTAGGTGGTTCTCATTCTGGTAATGTTTCGGCTATGGAACTAATTGAACAGGATGTAGTTGATATTATTTCTTCCGATTATGTCCCCAGAAGTTTACTCCAGTCTGTGTTTGTCATCAGTCAACAAACCCACAAAGCACTATATGAAGCAATTAAATTAATTACCCTTAATTCTGCTAAGGCAATTAATTTAGATAGTGAAATTGGCAGTTTAGAAATAGGAAAAAAAGCAGACTTTATAACTGTCCATGATGATGGTGTAGTTCCCAGAATTTTAGAAGTCTTAAAAAATGGTATCAGAGTCGCTTAA
- the tenA gene encoding thiaminase II, whose amino-acid sequence MVQFSLQAWKNIETIYQAILKMSFVKELELGSLDRQIFQHYIIQDSIYLGEFARVLAIISAKAPQPDIQLQFANSVKEAIVVERGLHENFFAEFGITPEEALATEPSPTCLNYTNFLIATAYQYNFAVIVAAVLPCFWIYLEVGKHIYKQASTIANPYQKWIDTYIDADFEASVNYVIQIADKASVEELELMNKVFYRASQFEWMFWDSAYRLEKWEI is encoded by the coding sequence ATGGTGCAATTTTCTCTTCAAGCTTGGAAGAATATTGAAACTATCTATCAGGCTATTCTCAAGATGTCTTTTGTTAAAGAACTTGAATTGGGTTCTCTAGACAGACAAATATTTCAACACTACATAATTCAAGATAGTATTTATCTTGGTGAATTTGCTCGCGTTTTGGCTATTATCTCGGCTAAAGCACCACAACCAGATATACAGTTACAGTTTGCTAATAGTGTCAAAGAAGCTATTGTCGTCGAACGTGGTTTGCACGAAAATTTTTTCGCCGAATTTGGAATCACACCCGAAGAGGCTCTAGCAACAGAACCTTCTCCCACTTGTTTAAACTACACTAATTTTTTGATTGCTACTGCCTATCAATATAATTTTGCTGTGATAGTGGCTGCGGTTTTACCCTGTTTTTGGATTTATTTGGAAGTAGGAAAACATATTTACAAACAAGCAAGCACTATAGCCAATCCCTATCAAAAATGGATTGACACCTACATTGATGCAGATTTTGAGGCTTCAGTGAATTATGTTATTCAAATAGCAGATAAAGCTTCAGTTGAAGAACTAGAATTGATGAATAAAGTTTTTTATCGTGCGTCACAATTTGAATGGATGTTTTGGGATAGCGCGTATCGGCTAGAGAAATGGGAAATCTAA
- a CDS encoding dihydroorotate dehydrogenase-like protein — translation MNLSTTYLGLQLRSPLVVGAAAPLTEDLDNIKRIEDAGAAAVVLHSLFEEQLTQEQYELHHHTTAYNESFAEALTYFPEPEVFHVGPEEYLNHIRQAKEVVNIPIIASLNGSTLGGWTDYARQIEQAGADALELNIYYVPTDFDLTASQIESNYLNILRSVKSAVNIPVAIKLSPFFNNMANMSKQLTEAGADGLVLFNRFYQPDINIEALEVQPNVLLSTPQAMRLPMRWIAILYGRLKVDLAATSGIHKPEDVLKMLMAGANVTMLVSVLLRHGIEHIRVIEEEMHQWMEEYEYESVKQMQGSMSQINCPDESAFERVQYMKAIQSYRPEQMQV, via the coding sequence ATGAACCTTTCCACTACCTATCTAGGATTACAATTGCGATCGCCTTTAGTCGTTGGAGCTGCTGCCCCACTGACAGAAGATCTTGACAATATTAAACGCATCGAAGATGCAGGAGCGGCAGCTGTCGTCTTACACTCTTTGTTTGAAGAGCAGCTAACCCAAGAGCAGTACGAACTACACCATCATACAACTGCCTACAATGAAAGCTTTGCCGAAGCTTTGACTTACTTTCCAGAGCCAGAAGTCTTTCACGTGGGACCAGAAGAATATCTTAACCATATTCGTCAAGCCAAAGAAGTGGTAAATATTCCTATTATTGCTAGTCTCAATGGTTCGACTTTGGGCGGTTGGACTGATTACGCTCGGCAAATCGAACAGGCGGGAGCAGATGCGCTGGAATTAAATATATATTATGTACCAACCGATTTTGACCTGACAGCAAGCCAAATCGAGTCCAATTATCTCAATATTCTCCGCTCAGTTAAATCAGCAGTAAATATTCCTGTAGCGATTAAGCTCAGTCCTTTCTTTAATAACATGGCAAATATGTCAAAACAGTTAACCGAAGCTGGAGCAGATGGACTAGTGCTATTCAATCGTTTTTACCAGCCTGATATCAATATCGAAGCTTTGGAAGTACAACCCAATGTACTGTTAAGTACACCCCAAGCAATGCGTTTGCCAATGCGTTGGATTGCAATTCTCTATGGGCGGCTAAAGGTTGACTTAGCAGCAACTAGCGGTATCCATAAACCTGAAGATGTCCTCAAAATGTTAATGGCTGGGGCAAATGTCACTATGTTGGTAAGCGTATTATTGCGTCATGGCATCGAACATATCCGGGTCATTGAAGAGGAAATGCATCAATGGATGGAAGAATACGAATACGAGTCAGTTAAGCAAATGCAGGGTAGCATGAGTCAAATTAATTGTCCTGACGAAAGTGCTTTTGAAAGAGTGCAGTACATGAAAGCAATCCAATCTTATCGACCAGAGCAAATGCAAGTATAG